Proteins encoded within one genomic window of Lactococcus garvieae:
- a CDS encoding DNA-3-methyladenine glycosylase — translation MENKNFLDTISKSTIETAKSLLGMRLLWKRDGETQILGNIVETEAYLGTLDSACHSFNGKRTPRNESMYLSSGHWYVYQIHGHFMLNLVTMGENEPEAVLIRAVQSHIPTMDVSGPGKLTKAFGITKALDGQHFTDSTLTLETDKIPKEIVSRKRIGITCTDEWRDEPLGFYVKGNSQVSRISKKEILQDDLKTWKE, via the coding sequence ATGGAAAATAAAAATTTTTTAGATACAATAAGTAAAAGTACAATTGAGACAGCAAAAAGTCTACTAGGAATGAGACTCTTATGGAAAAGAGATGGTGAGACTCAAATTCTTGGCAATATTGTCGAAACCGAGGCCTATCTTGGCACTCTCGATAGTGCATGCCATAGTTTTAATGGTAAAAGAACACCTCGAAATGAATCTATGTATCTTTCTTCTGGACACTGGTATGTGTACCAGATTCATGGTCACTTTATGTTAAATCTAGTAACTATGGGGGAAAATGAGCCAGAGGCCGTTTTAATTCGTGCAGTTCAATCACATATTCCGACAATGGATGTTAGTGGACCTGGAAAATTAACCAAAGCATTTGGAATAACTAAAGCGTTAGATGGGCAACATTTTACTGACTCAACTTTAACTTTGGAAACAGATAAAATTCCAAAAGAAATAGTAAGCCGAAAGAGGATTGGAATAACCTGTACGGATGAATGGAGAGATGAACCCTTGGGGTTTTATGTAAAAGGAAACTCTCAAGTTTCTCGAATCTCAAAAAAAGAAATTCTACAGGATGATTTGAAGACCTGGAAAGAGTGA
- a CDS encoding GlsB/YeaQ/YmgE family stress response membrane protein: MIWSLIVGAIIGVIAGALTHKGGSMGWIANILAGLVGSAVGQALLGSWGPSLAGMALIPSIIGAVIVVVVVSFFLGKMKD, encoded by the coding sequence ATGATTTGGTCATTAATTGTCGGAGCTATTATTGGTGTGATTGCAGGAGCTCTCACTCACAAAGGCGGATCTATGGGATGGATCGCAAACATCTTGGCAGGGCTTGTTGGTTCTGCGGTTGGTCAAGCACTCTTAGGTAGCTGGGGCCCTTCTTTAGCCGGAATGGCGCTTATCCCCTCAATCATTGGGGCAGTAATCGTCGTAGTGGTTGTATCTTTCTTCTTAGGAAAAATGAAAGACTAA
- the gtfA gene encoding accessory Sec system glycosyltransferase GtfA, producing MTIYNFNLGIGWASSGVEYAQAYRANIFRENGQKAKFIFMDMFHENIEPMTKNMGFKDDEIIWFYQYFTNITIGPNTFSIEKLKESFSGAISRVENKQCEIVYYFEKPHMRLTAYLDKYNPKMVYKTEMVVNGNLIQKDYYTSTKVFTEYFKPVNNQANLYQRRFFNEDGSIAYEELLNGKESLFIFPDKTIYSKENLLLYFMQLLELSENDTVILDRSTHIGPEILKEKGRAKIGVVIHAEHFNESLTNKEKILWNNYYEYQFKNETSIDFFVVATNTQKTILEDQFSKYKNRKINVYEIPVGSLDELKKQVKRQENSLITASRLAGEKHLDWLVQAVVNAKKYIPNLTLDIYGRGGEEQKLKDLITELGAQEYIVLKGQQQLKEVYKNYTSYVSASTSEGFGLTLLEAVGSGLGMVGFDVRYGNQTFIKEGKNGYLADFVKNDREQNILNLTRAIVQLQRKEKRNLETVQHYSYKIASKYLTKNIQQKWLELEGDLHHDKSI from the coding sequence ATGACAATCTATAACTTTAATTTAGGTATTGGCTGGGCAAGCAGTGGAGTTGAGTATGCCCAAGCATACCGTGCCAATATTTTTCGGGAAAATGGTCAAAAAGCCAAATTTATTTTTATGGATATGTTTCATGAAAATATTGAGCCAATGACAAAAAATATGGGATTCAAAGATGACGAAATCATTTGGTTTTATCAGTATTTTACTAATATTACCATTGGTCCTAATACATTTAGCATTGAGAAATTAAAAGAAAGTTTTTCTGGGGCTATTTCTCGCGTAGAAAATAAGCAATGTGAAATCGTGTATTATTTTGAGAAACCGCATATGCGATTAACTGCTTATTTAGATAAATATAATCCCAAAATGGTTTATAAAACGGAGATGGTAGTTAATGGCAACTTGATTCAGAAAGATTATTACACTTCTACTAAGGTTTTTACAGAATATTTCAAACCAGTAAATAATCAAGCTAATCTCTATCAAAGGCGTTTTTTTAATGAAGACGGTTCAATAGCGTATGAGGAGCTTTTGAATGGAAAAGAGAGCTTGTTTATTTTCCCAGATAAGACAATATATTCTAAGGAAAACTTGCTTTTATATTTTATGCAATTACTTGAATTAAGTGAAAATGATACCGTCATTTTAGACCGTTCTACTCATATAGGACCCGAAATCTTAAAAGAAAAAGGAAGGGCTAAAATTGGAGTAGTCATCCACGCGGAACATTTTAATGAGTCCCTCACTAATAAAGAGAAGATTCTTTGGAATAATTATTACGAATATCAGTTTAAAAATGAAACTAGTATTGATTTTTTTGTCGTAGCAACAAATACACAAAAAACTATTTTAGAAGATCAGTTTTCAAAATATAAAAACCGTAAGATAAATGTTTATGAAATTCCCGTGGGAAGCCTTGATGAGTTGAAAAAGCAAGTAAAGCGTCAAGAGAATTCTTTGATTACTGCTTCACGTTTGGCTGGAGAAAAGCATCTTGATTGGCTAGTTCAAGCAGTGGTAAACGCAAAAAAATATATACCTAACCTTACATTAGATATCTATGGCCGTGGAGGAGAAGAGCAAAAACTAAAAGATTTAATTACAGAATTAGGAGCACAAGAATATATTGTACTAAAAGGACAGCAACAACTTAAAGAAGTTTATAAAAACTATACATCGTATGTTTCTGCATCAACTAGTGAAGGATTTGGGCTTACTCTTCTCGAAGCAGTTGGTTCAGGTTTAGGGATGGTAGGATTTGATGTTCGTTATGGTAATCAAACCTTCATAAAAGAAGGTAAGAATGGATATTTAGCTGACTTTGTAAAAAATGACAGAGAACAAAATATCTTAAATTTAACGCGTGCTATAGTCCAACTTCAGAGAAAAGAAAAGAGGAACTTAGAGACTGTGCAGCACTATTCTTATAAGATTGCTTCTAAATATTTGACAAAGAATATACAACAAAAATGGTTAGAACTTGAAGGAGACTTGCATCATGATAAATCTATTTGA
- a CDS encoding beta-1,6-galactofuranosyltransferase, giving the protein MLKKYITNLYGQSESSTAMLAQNTVTKIAENDGYSEIRIQAYPVQESDTEVEKEKRIEGILSGIPKESLLIVQLPTWNGIAFDEVFLKKAREKTNHLVIFIHDFVPLMFVNNEYLFERYLLAYNFADLVIVPSKKMEEILRGRGLNTVTIIQSIWDHIVSLQLDHYPQFYRKIKFIGNSSRFPFVGNWKSDLELEVFSQGNIKADGFLTLKGWLPDDQLLRELNRGGFGLVWSENIENQYEREYSEMNVSHKFSTYLAAGLPIIVNKGLAKEEFVRKYGLGLVVENLEEAINHVKTMTPREYQAYITNVRKVSYLIKEGYFTKQLLLDIQKELFL; this is encoded by the coding sequence GTGTTGAAAAAGTATATTACGAATTTGTATGGACAGAGTGAGAGTAGCACAGCGATGCTAGCACAAAATACAGTAACAAAAATTGCGGAAAATGATGGATACTCTGAGATTCGTATTCAAGCTTATCCAGTGCAAGAAAGTGATACAGAAGTAGAAAAAGAAAAACGTATTGAAGGAATTTTATCAGGTATCCCAAAAGAAAGTTTACTTATTGTACAACTGCCTACGTGGAACGGTATTGCTTTTGATGAAGTGTTTTTAAAAAAAGCTAGAGAAAAAACAAATCATCTCGTTATTTTCATCCATGATTTTGTCCCACTCATGTTTGTAAATAATGAATATTTATTTGAGCGTTATTTACTTGCTTATAATTTTGCAGATTTAGTGATTGTTCCCTCTAAAAAAATGGAAGAAATTCTACGTGGACGAGGGCTTAACACAGTGACAATAATTCAAAGTATTTGGGATCATATTGTTTCTTTACAACTGGATCACTATCCTCAATTTTACCGTAAGATTAAATTTATTGGGAATAGTTCAAGGTTTCCGTTTGTAGGAAATTGGAAAAGTGATTTAGAACTAGAAGTATTTAGTCAAGGAAATATAAAAGCAGATGGGTTTTTAACATTGAAAGGATGGTTACCTGATGATCAATTGTTGAGAGAGCTTAATAGAGGTGGTTTTGGCTTAGTATGGAGTGAAAATATTGAGAATCAATATGAAAGGGAATATTCTGAAATGAATGTTTCTCATAAATTTAGCACATATCTAGCAGCTGGTTTACCAATCATAGTAAATAAAGGACTTGCAAAGGAAGAATTTGTAAGGAAGTATGGCTTAGGTTTAGTAGTGGAAAACTTAGAAGAGGCAATAAATCACGTAAAAACTATGACACCAAGAGAATATCAAGCTTATATAACAAATGTGAGGAAGGTTTCATATTTAATCAAAGAGGGGTACTTTACTAAACAATTACTCCTTGATATTCAGAAAGAGTTATTTCTATAG
- the gtfB gene encoding accessory Sec system glycosylation chaperone GtfB — translation MINLFENYSQLAIDLEYSLVRAGYKLETVVINDNGFLPPHVQTPLKFFLANEGERLSSTSPKFFNEVDIPNYWEIRGDNHKAEIYEGYKKRGEIHYSDRKDDYRIVQSVDWFNDEGRLRMTDLYNQNGSLFGKKTFSDGALVLTTFLNDGGHEVILFNHITNTIQLFYNKKYFIFTSYVEFVLFYFKCAQIDSSKINYNSLGLPFFITLALGKEKPETSYAHTLFWQEKLGIIPGNMKAILNDSKTMTKNIIIQDREEYLCIKNQLPLNTKVNLNYLGYLYEFKKDMTLKKSVLIVTHSDQIEKLQDIVEQLPNFEINIAARTEMSAKLMKFDHYSNVQLFPTVTTEELESLLLKSSLYFDINHGTEVNQIIRKAFEYHLLIFAFKNTVHQSKFMSKSNIFESDKYLEFIKKVKASTETKKDYHKALGQQLWEAGESTIEDYKEIIK, via the coding sequence ATGATAAATCTATTTGAAAATTACTCTCAACTTGCAATTGATTTGGAATATTCTTTAGTACGCGCGGGTTATAAGCTTGAAACAGTAGTAATCAACGATAATGGCTTTTTACCACCTCATGTTCAAACTCCTTTAAAATTTTTCTTAGCAAATGAGGGAGAAAGATTATCCTCAACATCTCCAAAATTTTTCAATGAGGTTGACATTCCAAATTATTGGGAAATAAGAGGAGATAATCATAAGGCAGAGATATATGAAGGGTATAAAAAAAGAGGCGAAATTCATTATAGCGATAGAAAAGATGACTATAGAATTGTTCAATCTGTAGACTGGTTCAATGATGAAGGCCGATTGAGAATGACTGACCTTTATAATCAGAATGGAAGCTTGTTTGGAAAAAAAACTTTTAGTGATGGAGCGCTTGTACTTACAACATTTTTGAACGATGGAGGACATGAAGTTATTCTCTTCAACCATATTACTAATACCATCCAGCTCTTTTACAACAAGAAATATTTTATTTTTACGTCATATGTAGAATTTGTTTTATTTTATTTCAAATGCGCCCAAATCGATTCTTCGAAAATTAATTATAACTCTTTAGGTCTTCCTTTCTTTATAACACTTGCTTTAGGCAAAGAAAAACCAGAAACTTCCTATGCTCATACATTATTTTGGCAAGAAAAATTGGGTATTATTCCTGGAAATATGAAAGCAATTTTGAATGATTCTAAAACTATGACTAAAAATATTATCATTCAAGATCGAGAAGAATATTTATGTATTAAAAATCAACTCCCTCTAAATACTAAAGTAAACCTTAATTATTTAGGATATCTTTACGAATTTAAAAAAGATATGACTCTAAAGAAATCTGTATTAATTGTCACCCATTCCGATCAGATTGAGAAACTTCAAGATATTGTAGAACAACTTCCTAATTTTGAGATAAATATTGCTGCGCGTACAGAAATGTCAGCAAAATTAATGAAGTTTGACCACTATTCCAATGTCCAGTTATTTCCTACTGTTACTACTGAAGAGTTAGAAAGTTTACTTTTAAAAAGTAGTCTTTACTTTGATATTAACCACGGAACAGAGGTGAACCAAATAATCAGGAAGGCATTTGAATATCACTTACTCATATTTGCATTTAAAAATACAGTGCATCAGTCAAAATTTATGAGTAAAAGTAATATTTTTGAATCTGACAAGTATCTTGAGTTCATAAAAAAAGTGAAAGCATCTACAGAAACAAAAAAAGACTATCATAAAGCTTTAGGCCAACAACTTTGGGAAGCAGGAGAATCTACAATTGAAGATTATAAGGAGATTATAAAATGA
- a CDS encoding DEAD/DEAH box helicase, whose amino-acid sequence MNKMRYTKILKKVNQLSPVMAGKTDSQLEEIALSIKKSTELKEKRDKVMIEAFALVREVDKRILGLYPTNEQVYAAIAIYFGNIVEMKTGEGKSLVATMPLYLKALYEGTVFLITTNDYLAKRDFLKFCKVYEYLGLKAADGTNEAEEAEFNFTRKKQIYSADIVYLSNSTFGFDFLINGLVERQEDTFLPELKFALLDEVDEILLDSAQMPLIISGAPKVQSNYFQISNDFIEILQEEIDYSLDEESTNVWLTEKGIEKAKHYFSIPNLLEVENYQIYQHIILALKAHRILKKERDYLVEDGKVKLLDRKDGRILKGTNLQSGLHQAVQAKERVEITPETQTISSITYQNLFRQFKQISGMSGTAKVSEGEFIETYNLPVKKVNTHKKNIRIDYPSQIYPNFKSKTEAVLAKIQELYSEGRPVLVITGSLDASELISTHLLNLGIPHNILNAKSSVKEAQIIKEAGKINAVTVSTAMAGRGTDIQMTSGAIQRGGLAVIISERMPNKRIEMQARGRAGRQGEPGSSYSFESLEDEIVKLYVQESVQRYYDHHWKSNKQIKSRRIKRYLERAQKLSEDRAYTERKKALQYDEVLRLQKRQIDQARRKIIELEDVSTALSIVSRVLEIVINKSIVEEKLNTYREIKRFILDNIDYNFKGENEKHTSSVEEVSIVINEVFKNNIKKKKIRIRDDEAFLQYLKISILKAIDVSWSQQVDALNQLRFIVQSRTSAQKHPILEYEQEAMRSYDLMRNEITKLILKNVSLSLLDIKNSELVVTFP is encoded by the coding sequence ATGAATAAAATGAGATACACTAAAATATTAAAAAAAGTGAATCAACTATCTCCCGTGATGGCTGGTAAAACAGATAGTCAATTAGAAGAGATTGCTTTGTCAATAAAAAAATCTACTGAATTAAAAGAAAAACGGGATAAAGTAATGATTGAAGCATTTGCTTTAGTAAGGGAAGTAGATAAAAGAATTTTGGGACTTTATCCAACAAACGAACAAGTTTACGCAGCTATTGCAATTTATTTTGGAAATATAGTTGAGATGAAAACGGGTGAAGGGAAAAGCTTAGTAGCAACAATGCCCTTGTATTTGAAAGCTCTTTATGAAGGAACTGTATTTTTAATTACTACAAATGATTATTTAGCTAAACGAGATTTTTTGAAGTTTTGCAAAGTATATGAATACCTTGGTTTAAAGGCGGCGGATGGGACTAATGAGGCTGAAGAAGCAGAATTTAATTTTACGAGAAAAAAGCAAATATACTCAGCAGATATTGTATATCTTTCTAACTCAACTTTTGGATTTGACTTTTTGATTAATGGTCTTGTTGAAAGGCAAGAAGATACCTTCCTTCCTGAGCTAAAATTTGCACTTTTAGATGAAGTAGATGAGATTTTATTAGATAGTGCTCAAATGCCTTTAATTATCTCTGGTGCCCCAAAGGTACAATCAAATTATTTTCAAATTTCTAATGATTTTATAGAGATACTACAAGAAGAAATTGACTATTCTTTAGATGAAGAGTCAACTAATGTATGGCTCACAGAAAAAGGAATCGAAAAAGCGAAACACTATTTTTCAATTCCAAATCTGTTAGAAGTAGAAAACTATCAAATATATCAGCATATTATTTTAGCTTTAAAAGCGCATCGTATTTTAAAAAAAGAGCGAGATTATCTCGTGGAAGATGGAAAAGTAAAGCTCTTAGATAGAAAAGATGGACGGATTTTAAAGGGAACTAACTTACAGAGTGGTTTACATCAAGCGGTTCAAGCTAAAGAGAGGGTAGAGATTACTCCTGAAACCCAAACGATTTCTTCTATTACATACCAAAATTTATTTAGACAATTTAAGCAAATATCAGGTATGTCTGGTACAGCTAAAGTTTCAGAAGGCGAATTTATTGAAACCTATAATTTACCTGTGAAAAAAGTAAATACACACAAAAAAAATATAAGAATTGATTATCCTTCTCAAATATATCCCAATTTTAAATCAAAAACTGAAGCTGTTCTTGCGAAAATACAAGAACTTTACAGTGAAGGACGTCCTGTCTTAGTTATAACAGGTTCTTTGGATGCATCAGAATTGATTTCAACCCATCTATTAAATCTCGGAATTCCCCATAATATACTAAATGCAAAAAGCAGCGTTAAAGAAGCACAAATTATAAAAGAAGCTGGGAAAATTAATGCAGTCACTGTTTCAACAGCCATGGCAGGCCGAGGAACAGATATACAAATGACCTCAGGTGCTATTCAAAGAGGAGGGTTAGCAGTTATAATTAGCGAACGAATGCCTAATAAACGAATAGAAATGCAAGCTAGAGGACGTGCAGGACGTCAGGGAGAACCAGGATCTAGTTACTCTTTTGAATCGCTAGAAGATGAGATTGTAAAGCTTTATGTACAAGAAAGTGTTCAGCGATATTACGATCATCATTGGAAGAGCAATAAGCAAATAAAGAGTAGACGCATTAAACGCTATCTGGAACGAGCACAAAAACTGTCTGAAGACAGAGCTTATACTGAGCGGAAGAAGGCTTTACAATATGATGAAGTATTAAGATTACAAAAAAGGCAGATAGATCAAGCACGAAGAAAAATCATAGAATTAGAGGATGTTTCCACTGCCTTAAGCATAGTATCAAGGGTACTCGAAATTGTTATTAATAAAAGTATAGTTGAGGAGAAATTAAATACTTATAGAGAAATAAAGCGATTTATCCTAGATAATATTGATTATAATTTCAAAGGTGAGAATGAAAAACATACCAGTTCGGTTGAAGAAGTTTCAATAGTTATCAATGAAGTATTTAAAAATAATATTAAGAAAAAGAAAATAAGAATTAGAGATGATGAAGCTTTTTTGCAATATTTAAAAATTTCAATTTTGAAAGCTATTGATGTTTCATGGAGCCAACAAGTCGATGCGCTCAATCAATTACGCTTTATCGTTCAATCTAGAACAAGCGCACAAAAACATCCCATTTTAGAATACGAGCAGGAAGCGATGAGAAGTTATGATTTGATGCGGAATGAAATAACCAAGCTGATTTTGAAAAACGTAAGTTTGAGCTTATTAGATATTAAAAATAGTGAATTAGTGGTTACTTTTCCATAG